A window of the Cannabis sativa cultivar Pink pepper isolate KNU-18-1 chromosome X, ASM2916894v1, whole genome shotgun sequence genome harbors these coding sequences:
- the LOC115700972 gene encoding protein RER1B codes for MEGVEGNAASDSVPLAKWRNDFSRAFQYYLDRSTPHPVHRWLGTLAVAAIYMLRVYYLQGFYIVSYGLGIYILNLLIGFLSPKVDPELEVLDGASLPTKGSDEFKPFIRRLPEFKFWYAITKAFCVAFLMTFFSVFDVPVFWPILLCYWIVLFVLTMKRQIMHMIKYKYIPFSFGKQKYTGKQSGASSSGIKDRD; via the exons ATGGAAGGAGTGGAGGGCAATGCTGCCTCTGATTCGGTGCCTCTTGCCAAGTGGAGAAACGATTTTTCGAGGGCATTTCAATACTATTTGGATCGATCTACACCTCATCCTGTACATAGGTGGCTGGGGACTCTTGCTGTAGCAGCGATTTATATGCTTCGAGTCTACTACCTTCAAGGATTTTACATAGTATCCTACGGCCTAGGAATCTATATACTGAATCTATTGATTGGTTTCTTGTCACCAAAGGTTGATCCTGAGCTAGAGGTTTTGGATGGCGCTTCATTGCCAACCAAAGGTTCAGACGAGTTTAAGCCATTCATTCGCCGTCTGCCTGAGTTCAAGTTTTG GTATGCTATTACAAAGGCTTTCTGTGTAGCCTTTCTGATGACTTTCTTTTCTGTGTTTGATGTCCCTGTTTTCTGGCCTATACTTCTTTGTTACTGGATTGTTCTGTTTGTCCTCACGATGAAGCGCCAAATCATGCACATGATTAAGTATAAATATATCCCATTCAGCTTTGGAAAGCAG AAGTACACTGGGAAGCAGTCCGGTGCCAGTAGCAGCGGCATCAAGGATAGGGACTGA